In one Zobellia galactanivorans genomic region, the following are encoded:
- a CDS encoding sigma-54-dependent transcriptional regulator, translating into MPNLLIIEDDAAFCQMLQKFLTRHGYEVETSFTAPDAKEKFGKTDFDLILTDLRLPDYDGIQLLTDIKGVSPKTQVIVMTGYAEVGTAVNAMKKGAFDYISKPFTPDEIVMILDNALKVEVSMAQTAPTEGDGSKKDSRQNGSKATRPVGGTNTIVKGVSEASKKLEDYIKLVAPTDMSVLITGESGTGKEVTAKAIHDNSKRKDFNFIAVDCGAIPKELATSEFFGHIKGSFTGAVEDKIGNFEAANKGTLFLDEVGNLSYENQIQLLRALQERKIKRVGSTKEIDVDVRIITATNEDLTEAVEKGTFREDLFHRLNEFSIQIPSLEERFEDLMLFAENFLNKANASLDKNVDGFSSEVWEAFQQYHWPGNLRELQNVVKRAVLLTTGDEVQMEALPREVLQPQEKTTTIENFSKSEFEKDRIIKALKKTNFNKSKAAKLLQVTRKTLYNKINHYNLDL; encoded by the coding sequence ATGCCAAACCTTTTAATCATTGAAGATGACGCCGCTTTTTGTCAGATGCTTCAAAAGTTTTTGACGAGACACGGCTACGAAGTAGAGACGAGCTTTACAGCCCCAGATGCCAAGGAAAAATTCGGGAAAACCGATTTTGATTTGATATTAACCGATTTGCGTTTGCCCGATTATGACGGTATACAGTTACTGACCGATATAAAAGGAGTGAGTCCAAAGACACAGGTAATCGTTATGACCGGTTATGCTGAGGTTGGTACGGCCGTAAATGCCATGAAAAAGGGGGCCTTCGACTACATTTCAAAGCCTTTTACCCCTGATGAAATCGTAATGATCTTAGATAACGCCTTAAAGGTGGAGGTCAGTATGGCCCAAACCGCCCCAACAGAGGGAGACGGGTCTAAAAAGGACTCAAGGCAAAATGGTTCCAAGGCTACCCGCCCAGTGGGAGGAACGAATACTATAGTTAAAGGAGTGAGTGAGGCTTCCAAAAAATTGGAAGACTATATAAAACTGGTAGCCCCTACCGATATGTCCGTTTTAATTACCGGGGAAAGCGGTACGGGTAAGGAGGTGACGGCCAAGGCCATTCACGATAACAGCAAGCGCAAGGACTTTAATTTTATTGCTGTCGATTGTGGTGCCATACCCAAAGAATTGGCGACAAGTGAGTTTTTCGGACATATAAAAGGAAGTTTTACCGGAGCGGTAGAAGATAAGATAGGGAATTTTGAGGCTGCCAATAAAGGGACCTTGTTCTTGGATGAGGTGGGTAACCTATCGTACGAGAACCAAATACAATTGCTTCGGGCCTTGCAGGAACGAAAAATAAAACGGGTTGGTAGTACGAAAGAGATTGATGTAGATGTGCGTATCATTACGGCTACTAACGAAGATTTGACCGAGGCGGTGGAGAAAGGTACTTTTAGGGAAGACCTTTTTCATAGATTGAATGAATTCTCCATACAGATTCCTTCCCTAGAGGAACGATTCGAGGACTTGATGTTATTTGCCGAGAATTTTTTGAACAAGGCAAATGCAAGTCTGGATAAAAACGTTGACGGATTTTCTTCGGAAGTTTGGGAAGCTTTTCAGCAATACCACTGGCCGGGTAACCTTCGTGAACTACAGAATGTAGTGAAAAGGGCCGTGTTATTGACCACGGGCGATGAGGTTCAAATGGAAGCCTTGCCACGAGAGGTGCTTCAACCGCAAGAAAAAACGACTACCATAGAGAATTTTTCAAAATCGGAATTTGAAAAGGACCGTATTATCAAAGCCTTGAAAAAAACCAATTTCAATAAGTCGAAAGCGGCAAAATTACTTCAGGTGACACGGAAAACGCTTTATAATAAAATCAATCATTATAATCTGGACTTGTAG
- the pnuC gene encoding nicotinamide riboside transporter PnuC: protein MSHIFDWIFAQYEGVPIHLVVLEIIGVIFGFLSVWFSKKENILVFPTGIISTAIFVYILLIFGLLGDMLINAYYFSMSIYGWYFWTRKVDQTHFIPITRTTNKEKQWSALLFVGTVIFVCLVYYLFDKFNNWTAYVDTFTTAIFFVGMWLMAKKKLENWVYWIIGDIISVPLYWYKGLIFTSLQYFLFTIIAVYGYLAWKKSLNKSPQMLLK, encoded by the coding sequence ATGAGCCACATTTTTGATTGGATTTTTGCACAGTACGAAGGTGTTCCCATCCATTTGGTGGTCTTGGAAATCATAGGTGTAATCTTCGGGTTTTTAAGTGTATGGTTTTCAAAAAAGGAGAATATCCTGGTTTTTCCTACCGGTATAATTAGCACCGCTATATTTGTTTATATCCTCCTGATTTTTGGCTTGTTGGGCGATATGCTTATCAATGCCTACTATTTTTCAATGAGTATATATGGATGGTATTTCTGGACGCGAAAAGTAGACCAGACCCATTTTATACCGATTACACGAACGACAAACAAAGAGAAGCAATGGTCGGCCCTGTTGTTTGTGGGGACCGTCATTTTCGTGTGCTTGGTCTATTACCTTTTTGATAAGTTCAACAATTGGACAGCGTATGTAGACACCTTTACCACGGCTATTTTCTTTGTAGGAATGTGGTTGATGGCAAAGAAAAAGCTTGAAAACTGGGTGTATTGGATTATCGGGGATATTATCAGCGTTCCCCTTTATTGGTACAAAGGCCTTATATTTACCTCCCTGCAATATTTCTTGTTTACGATTATTGCGGTTTACGGTTATCTCGCATGGAAAAAAAGTTTGAACAAGAGCCCTCAGATGTTGTTAAAATAG
- a CDS encoding thiamine-binding protein, giving the protein MNISVELTFSPLQDDFEEHIINFIKKLRASGLTVLENPLSTQVYGEYDEVMDLLKEDIKEAFELMDKGLLYMKVVKSDRSDYEPHF; this is encoded by the coding sequence ATGAACATATCGGTAGAGCTTACCTTTTCTCCCTTACAGGATGATTTTGAAGAACACATTATCAACTTTATTAAAAAGTTACGGGCTTCAGGACTTACTGTTTTGGAAAACCCTTTAAGTACCCAGGTCTATGGTGAGTATGATGAAGTAATGGACCTTCTTAAAGAAGATATTAAGGAAGCTTTTGAATTGATGGACAAAGGGCTGTTGTATATGAAAGTGGTAAAGTCTGACCGAAGCGATTATGAGCCACATTTTTGA
- a CDS encoding DUF4301 family protein, with the protein MTLTENDLALLAKKGISEKKVNEQIETFKEGIPFVQLEKAVTIGEGLSKFTPSEEKDLIQKFEASSTGLSLLKFVPASGAASRMFKALFNFLDAYDPKEESLEAYFERTDDKAMKAFSEGITDFAFYDLVKQRIAGKTSSKDEELYLFVKEMMSEDGLNYGFYPKGLLPFHNYGDHTATPFEEHLKEASVYAKTGNTAELHFTISEQHGDMFNAEFNAVSERVSKATETSFKVSYSYQKPSTDTIAVDMRNEPFRNSDGSVLFRPGGHGALIENLNEQDADIIFIKNIDNVTVPRFAGEVADSKKILAGVLLSVQEKAFAYAKSLDNDELTSSQLDEIKSFLENELNVRFSDNFAGFSIGEQIEVLKDKIDRPIRICGMVKNEGEPGGGPFWINDRKGNISLQIIESAQIDMDNAHQAAILKNSTHFNPVDLVCAVKNYKGEKYNLMNYIDTKQGFITGKTKEGRELKALELPGLWNGAMAFWNTIFVEVPSSTFNPVKTVNDLLRPAHQVK; encoded by the coding sequence ATGACACTAACAGAAAATGATTTGGCCCTGCTGGCCAAAAAGGGAATTTCGGAGAAAAAGGTAAACGAGCAAATAGAGACCTTTAAAGAGGGTATTCCGTTTGTACAACTTGAAAAGGCCGTTACAATAGGTGAAGGGCTTTCAAAATTTACCCCATCCGAAGAAAAGGATTTGATTCAAAAGTTCGAAGCCTCGAGTACAGGGCTGTCTTTGTTGAAATTTGTGCCTGCTTCAGGGGCCGCATCGCGTATGTTCAAGGCTTTGTTCAATTTTTTGGATGCTTACGACCCTAAGGAAGAATCGTTGGAAGCGTATTTTGAACGTACGGACGATAAGGCCATGAAAGCCTTTTCGGAGGGTATAACCGACTTCGCCTTCTACGATTTGGTCAAACAGCGCATTGCGGGAAAGACTTCTTCCAAAGATGAGGAACTCTATCTTTTTGTAAAGGAAATGATGTCTGAAGATGGTCTTAATTACGGGTTTTATCCAAAAGGATTATTACCTTTCCATAACTATGGGGACCATACGGCTACGCCTTTTGAAGAACATTTAAAGGAAGCATCGGTGTATGCCAAGACTGGTAATACCGCAGAGTTGCACTTTACCATTAGCGAACAGCATGGCGATATGTTCAATGCGGAGTTCAACGCCGTAAGTGAAAGGGTGTCGAAGGCTACCGAGACCTCTTTTAAGGTGAGTTATTCCTATCAAAAACCATCGACCGATACTATTGCGGTAGATATGCGGAACGAACCCTTTCGAAACAGTGATGGTTCCGTCTTGTTTAGACCTGGAGGCCATGGTGCCCTAATCGAGAATTTGAACGAGCAAGATGCCGATATCATATTTATCAAGAATATCGACAATGTTACCGTTCCAAGATTTGCAGGCGAGGTAGCGGATAGTAAAAAGATATTGGCAGGGGTGCTCTTAAGTGTCCAAGAAAAGGCCTTTGCCTATGCCAAAAGTCTCGATAACGATGAACTGACCTCAAGTCAATTAGACGAGATCAAGAGCTTCTTGGAGAACGAACTTAACGTGCGTTTCTCAGATAATTTCGCAGGATTCAGTATCGGCGAACAAATTGAAGTGTTAAAAGATAAGATTGATAGGCCCATACGTATCTGTGGGATGGTCAAGAACGAAGGAGAACCCGGAGGCGGCCCATTCTGGATCAATGACCGAAAAGGAAATATTTCGTTACAGATCATTGAGTCAGCCCAAATTGATATGGATAACGCGCATCAGGCCGCGATCCTCAAAAACTCGACCCATTTCAATCCGGTCGACTTGGTCTGTGCCGTGAAGAACTATAAAGGGGAAAAATACAACCTGATGAACTACATCGATACCAAGCAAGGGTTTATTACGGGCAAGACCAAAGAAGGCAGGGAGTTAAAGGCCCTGGAACTTCCAGGATTGTGGAATGGCGCCATGGCGTTTTGGAACACCATATTTGTAGAGGTACCATCTTCAACTTTCAACCCGGTAAAAACCGTAAACGATCTATTGCGGCCCGCACATCAGGTCAAATAG
- a CDS encoding phytase translates to MKNIFLFLLALMAMQSCNTSQLPAVAPNVITEKTVNDTDDPAIWVNPMDASKSIVFGTDKETNGAIYAFDLNGKILEEKSISDIRRPNNVDIAYGFAINDTTKVDILMFTEREKSQVRLFSVPDMKPLDNGGFPVFADEKNPEMRLPMGVSLYKSSKDQSIYAIVGRKTGPTQGYLYQYKIVANDKGQVNAELVRKFGKFSGKKEIEAIAVDHELGFVYYSDEQHCIRKYYAEPSMGDVELSCFGGENFKSDIEGIAIAQYPNGEGYIIVSDQQRGQFNIYSRKTNAFVRAVNLSTLETDGCEVVTVPLNDTFKSGLFVAMNDEKNFYFYDLEKLGIE, encoded by the coding sequence ATGAAAAATATATTCTTATTTCTTTTGGCCCTTATGGCCATGCAGTCTTGTAACACTTCACAGCTACCTGCTGTAGCCCCAAATGTGATTACCGAAAAAACGGTTAACGATACAGATGATCCCGCTATTTGGGTCAATCCTATGGACGCATCGAAAAGTATTGTTTTTGGAACTGATAAGGAAACCAATGGGGCTATCTATGCTTTTGATCTTAATGGTAAGATACTTGAAGAAAAATCCATAAGCGATATTCGTCGACCTAATAATGTCGATATCGCTTATGGCTTTGCAATAAACGATACAACAAAGGTCGATATTTTAATGTTTACGGAGCGAGAGAAAAGTCAAGTTCGTTTGTTTTCGGTGCCGGATATGAAGCCGTTGGATAATGGAGGTTTTCCGGTTTTTGCAGACGAGAAAAACCCTGAAATGAGGCTGCCTATGGGGGTCAGTTTGTACAAATCCTCAAAAGACCAGAGCATATACGCCATAGTGGGACGAAAGACGGGGCCTACGCAAGGCTATCTGTACCAATATAAAATAGTGGCTAATGACAAGGGCCAGGTAAATGCCGAGTTGGTGCGTAAGTTTGGAAAATTTAGTGGGAAAAAAGAGATTGAGGCCATAGCGGTAGATCATGAACTAGGCTTTGTCTATTATTCAGATGAGCAACATTGTATACGGAAATATTATGCTGAGCCGTCCATGGGGGATGTGGAGCTAAGTTGTTTTGGCGGCGAAAATTTTAAAAGTGATATAGAGGGCATTGCTATCGCACAATATCCGAATGGTGAGGGGTATATTATTGTTTCCGATCAACAACGTGGACAGTTCAATATCTATTCAAGAAAAACGAATGCTTTTGTAAGGGCGGTCAATCTTTCAACTTTGGAAACCGATGGGTGCGAGGTTGTAACCGTCCCGTTGAATGATACGTTTAAGAGCGGCCTATTTGTCGCTATGAACGATGAAAAGAATTTTTATTTCTACGATTTGGAAAAATTAGGAATAGAATAG
- the ahcY gene encoding adenosylhomocysteinase encodes MDTKTVSYVPYKVKDISLADWGRKEIELAEAEMPGLMALREEYGEEQPLKGARIAGCLHMTIQTAVLIETLVTLGADVTWSSCNIFSTQDHAAAAIAAAGVPVYAWKGMSEEEFNWCIEQTLFFGEERKPLNMILDDGGDLTNMVLDDYPELAKAIKGLSEETTTGVHRLYERVKNGTLPMPAINVNDSVTKSKFDNKYGCRESAVDAIRRATDTMLAGKKVVVAGYGDVGKGTAASFRGAGSIVTVTEIDPICALQACMDGFEVKKLETVVGKADIVITTTGNKDIIRPEHFKAMKDKAIVCNIGHFDNEIDMAWLNKNYGNTKDEIKPQVDKYTIDGKDIIVLAEGRLVNLGCATGHPSFVMSNSFTNQTLAQIELWKNSEKYNNEVYMLPKHLDEKVAALHLSRLGAELTELKPEQAEYIGVTVEGPYKPDYYRY; translated from the coding sequence ATGGATACCAAAACTGTTTCTTATGTGCCTTATAAGGTAAAAGATATTTCTTTGGCGGACTGGGGAAGAAAAGAAATCGAACTTGCAGAAGCCGAGATGCCTGGCCTTATGGCTTTGCGCGAAGAATACGGAGAAGAGCAACCTTTAAAAGGTGCACGAATAGCCGGATGTCTTCACATGACCATTCAAACCGCTGTTCTTATAGAAACTTTGGTGACATTGGGCGCCGATGTTACTTGGAGCTCTTGCAATATATTCTCTACACAAGACCATGCCGCCGCCGCCATTGCCGCTGCGGGCGTACCTGTATATGCTTGGAAAGGCATGAGCGAGGAAGAATTTAACTGGTGTATCGAGCAAACCCTGTTTTTTGGCGAGGAGCGCAAGCCCTTGAATATGATCTTGGACGATGGTGGCGACCTTACCAATATGGTATTGGACGATTATCCTGAATTGGCCAAGGCCATTAAAGGTCTTTCCGAAGAAACCACTACCGGTGTTCACCGTTTGTACGAACGCGTAAAGAACGGTACTTTGCCTATGCCGGCCATCAACGTAAACGACTCGGTTACCAAATCGAAATTTGATAACAAGTACGGATGTCGCGAAAGTGCCGTTGATGCCATTCGCCGTGCAACCGACACCATGCTAGCCGGTAAAAAAGTAGTAGTTGCCGGTTACGGTGATGTCGGTAAAGGTACTGCCGCTTCTTTCAGAGGCGCCGGTTCTATCGTTACCGTTACCGAAATCGATCCTATTTGCGCCCTACAGGCGTGTATGGACGGTTTTGAAGTAAAAAAATTGGAAACTGTTGTTGGCAAGGCCGATATTGTCATTACCACTACAGGGAACAAAGACATCATTCGCCCCGAACACTTTAAGGCAATGAAAGACAAAGCCATTGTTTGTAACATTGGCCATTTTGACAATGAAATTGACATGGCCTGGTTAAACAAGAACTATGGCAACACCAAAGACGAAATCAAACCACAGGTAGACAAGTACACCATAGACGGAAAAGACATTATCGTCTTGGCCGAAGGTCGCTTGGTAAACCTAGGTTGCGCCACGGGACACCCGAGCTTTGTAATGAGCAACTCGTTCACAAACCAAACCTTGGCCCAAATCGAACTTTGGAAGAACAGCGAAAAGTACAACAACGAAGTATACATGTTGCCCAAGCACTTGGATGAAAAGGTAGCCGCCTTGCACTTGTCGCGTTTAGGAGCCGAATTAACGGAGCTTAAACCGGAACAGGCCGAATATATCGGCGTAACCGTAGAAGGGCCTTACAAGCCGGACTATTACAGATATTAG
- a CDS encoding 4'-phosphopantetheinyl transferase family protein, whose translation MPLYKIVKVNKDTKVYIWKVTESEQELSKGIDLTPHCQKRMRGMKSEMHRRGFLSIRHLMAEAGYVDADLYYDEFGKPHLNDGNKISITHSNHFTGIIVSSKDDVGIDIEMQREKILRIAHKFTPIEEYRTIANTDALIRKLTIVWGSKEALYKIYAQQGLSFMHHIDVKDFVFDSAATTAEILYQGDLSMYHIRFMEFEGFTCVYALKG comes from the coding sequence ATGCCTCTTTATAAGATAGTCAAGGTAAATAAAGACACCAAGGTGTATATCTGGAAGGTTACCGAGTCGGAACAGGAACTTTCTAAGGGTATAGACCTGACGCCGCATTGCCAAAAAAGAATGCGGGGCATGAAATCTGAAATGCATCGTAGGGGGTTCTTGAGCATCAGGCACTTGATGGCCGAAGCTGGATATGTAGATGCCGATTTGTATTATGATGAATTTGGAAAGCCCCATTTAAATGATGGTAACAAGATAAGTATTACCCATTCAAACCATTTTACGGGAATCATCGTAAGCAGTAAGGACGATGTAGGGATCGATATTGAAATGCAAAGGGAAAAAATCTTGCGAATAGCACATAAATTCACCCCTATAGAAGAATACCGGACCATAGCCAATACCGACGCCCTTATACGAAAATTGACCATTGTATGGGGAAGCAAGGAGGCCCTCTATAAAATATATGCCCAGCAAGGTCTAAGTTTTATGCATCATATTGATGTAAAGGACTTTGTTTTCGACAGTGCGGCGACCACTGCGGAAATATTGTACCAGGGCGACCTCTCTATGTACCATATAAGGTTTATGGAGTTCGAAGGGTTTACCTGTGTCTATGCCTTAAAAGGCTAG
- a CDS encoding hybrid sensor histidine kinase/response regulator, translating into MQHTNMVNASKKSKNKFTLKIVASYLILAILAAAVGYFVYTEIQTYISTETADVNDEKLLRTSSLMTNLYEAESLSKLALQSDEKINFDAYALKIDSIQIEIDTLKQLMLGEEQKSLLDSLQVLLSQKVSNNNELRKLKVKSKSANSLDKALKEFEKIEESFGKFSAENLFTDFDQLSPKVQQSLRDYADLISKNVPNSGDNTKNAAYVDSILNVSKAMLRKAKLADTRSQRSLAQKEIEVNRNDLELSRQLQNIIAAFEKEIIASSYNTSIVKRETLKRTTRIAGLAALLGFLIVGIFSFLITRDYWKVQTYRMRLEKEKKFSESILKSREQLISTVSHDLRTPLNTISGYSELLESTGLTRKQNGYIKNVKSASEYVGNLVNDLLDFSKLEAGKLKIEKVPFIPAHLIQETAENLQALNMQKGLKLVLEIAPQLQQTVLGDPFRIRQILTNLMGNAFKFTEQGQIKIIATATKGKDKAITARIQVVDTGIGIAKEKQHLIFKEFTQADSDTDKKFGGHGLGLTISKKLAELLKGSLTLESQLGSGSTFTLQLPLEITDAVKKPNKEMPYLAPKLRMLIIDDDTALLHMLRELAESMGITAHTFTNFLSIEKDSHLAYDIVLTDIQMPQVTGFEVLKKLKSGAYKHYTDQPIVAMTGRRDLGPEAYIGVGFSQVLQKPFPKGELIATLKLLGITTQDEAPKEGKTEALDREPKLYNLDIIHSFLGRNEDAIQDVLGTFLSDTETNMKLLEETVGTQDYPQVNQVAHRMLPMFRQLKAESCVVALEHMEVATPEAMDHKTLSDSFANLKSDVADLTSELKERLTTSPDYND; encoded by the coding sequence GTGCAACATACGAACATGGTAAACGCCTCTAAAAAATCTAAAAACAAATTCACCTTAAAAATTGTCGCCAGCTATCTCATTTTGGCTATACTGGCGGCAGCCGTTGGTTATTTCGTATATACCGAGATACAAACCTATATTTCAACCGAAACCGCCGATGTAAACGATGAAAAATTACTACGGACAAGTTCGTTGATGACCAATCTTTACGAGGCCGAAAGTCTTTCTAAGCTCGCCTTACAGAGCGACGAGAAAATCAATTTTGACGCCTACGCCCTTAAAATAGACTCCATACAAATAGAAATCGACACCCTAAAGCAGCTAATGTTGGGCGAAGAACAAAAAAGCCTGTTAGATAGCCTGCAGGTTCTATTGAGCCAAAAAGTAAGCAACAACAACGAGTTGCGAAAATTGAAAGTCAAAAGCAAGTCGGCCAATTCGTTGGACAAGGCCTTAAAGGAATTTGAAAAAATAGAGGAATCTTTCGGCAAGTTTTCAGCAGAAAACCTTTTTACCGACTTCGACCAGTTGTCCCCAAAGGTGCAGCAATCCCTAAGGGACTATGCCGACCTGATCAGTAAAAACGTTCCGAATTCAGGCGATAACACCAAGAACGCCGCCTATGTAGATTCTATCTTGAACGTTTCAAAAGCCATGTTGAGAAAGGCCAAATTGGCCGATACCCGATCGCAACGCTCCTTGGCGCAAAAGGAAATCGAGGTAAACCGTAACGACCTTGAACTCTCGCGCCAGCTCCAAAATATCATTGCCGCCTTTGAAAAAGAAATTATAGCCAGCAGTTACAACACCAGTATCGTAAAACGGGAAACCCTAAAAAGAACTACCCGGATCGCCGGTTTGGCGGCACTATTAGGATTTTTGATCGTGGGCATCTTTTCTTTTTTGATTACAAGGGATTATTGGAAAGTACAGACCTATCGAATGCGGTTAGAAAAAGAGAAAAAATTCTCCGAGTCGATTTTAAAGAGTCGCGAGCAGCTGATCTCTACCGTAAGCCACGATTTGCGCACACCGTTAAACACCATTAGTGGATATTCGGAACTACTCGAAAGCACGGGACTGACCCGCAAGCAAAACGGGTATATAAAGAATGTAAAATCGGCCTCGGAATATGTCGGCAATCTAGTGAACGACCTACTCGATTTCTCAAAACTGGAAGCAGGTAAGCTCAAAATCGAAAAGGTTCCCTTTATCCCGGCCCATCTGATTCAAGAAACCGCCGAAAACCTTCAGGCCTTAAACATGCAAAAAGGCCTAAAATTGGTCTTGGAAATCGCCCCACAACTTCAACAAACCGTATTGGGCGACCCGTTCAGGATTCGACAAATACTGACCAACCTTATGGGCAACGCCTTTAAGTTTACCGAGCAGGGCCAAATCAAGATCATAGCCACCGCAACCAAGGGCAAGGACAAGGCCATAACGGCACGTATTCAAGTGGTCGACACAGGCATAGGCATAGCCAAGGAAAAACAACATTTAATATTCAAGGAATTCACCCAAGCCGACAGTGATACGGATAAAAAGTTTGGCGGTCACGGTCTGGGACTCACCATTTCAAAAAAATTGGCCGAGCTCCTAAAGGGCAGCTTGACCCTTGAAAGCCAATTGGGCTCAGGAAGTACCTTTACCCTACAGCTACCCCTTGAAATTACCGATGCGGTAAAAAAACCAAATAAGGAAATGCCCTATTTGGCCCCCAAACTACGTATGCTGATCATTGACGACGATACGGCCTTATTACATATGCTACGCGAACTGGCAGAGAGTATGGGCATTACGGCACATACCTTTACCAATTTTCTTTCCATTGAAAAAGACTCCCATTTAGCCTATGACATAGTACTTACCGATATTCAAATGCCACAGGTAACGGGGTTCGAAGTATTGAAAAAACTCAAATCGGGGGCCTACAAGCACTATACCGACCAACCTATCGTTGCCATGACCGGCAGAAGGGACCTAGGGCCGGAAGCCTATATTGGGGTCGGATTTTCCCAAGTGCTACAAAAGCCCTTTCCAAAAGGGGAACTTATTGCCACACTCAAGCTATTGGGCATTACCACCCAAGACGAAGCGCCCAAAGAAGGAAAGACAGAGGCCCTTGACCGTGAACCCAAATTATACAACCTTGACATCATCCATTCTTTTTTAGGAAGGAACGAAGATGCGATACAAGACGTACTGGGCACCTTTTTAAGCGATACAGAAACCAACATGAAACTTCTTGAGGAAACGGTAGGCACACAAGACTACCCCCAAGTAAATCAAGTAGCACACCGTATGCTGCCCATGTTCAGGCAACTGAAAGCCGAAAGCTGTGTAGTTGCATTGGAACACATGGAAGTTGCAACCCCTGAAGCCATGGACCATAAGACCCTTTCAGATTCATTTGCGAATTTGAAATCAGATGTAGCGGATTTAACAAGCGAACTCAAAGAGCGCCTAACTACAAGTCCAGATTATAATGATTGA
- a CDS encoding AAA family ATPase: MEKKFEQEPSDVVKIVLFGPESTGKTTLSDQLAREYNTVWVPEYAREYLQNKWNNERKTCEPKDLLPIAEGQMRLENELAKKATEVLICDTDLLETKVYSEAYYLGYCDPVLEKYALNNHYDLYFLTYIDVPWVGDDLRDKPNERERMFNYFKETLEKYNRNFIILTGGREERLATAVKHIDNLLKNK, translated from the coding sequence ATGGAAAAAAAGTTTGAACAAGAGCCCTCAGATGTTGTTAAAATAGTACTGTTCGGTCCTGAATCTACAGGAAAGACCACGCTTTCCGATCAGTTGGCCCGCGAGTACAATACGGTTTGGGTACCCGAATACGCTAGGGAGTATTTGCAAAACAAATGGAACAACGAGCGAAAGACCTGTGAGCCCAAAGATTTATTGCCGATAGCCGAAGGTCAGATGCGGCTTGAAAACGAACTTGCCAAAAAGGCTACAGAGGTGCTTATCTGCGATACCGACCTGCTTGAGACCAAGGTATATTCGGAAGCCTATTATCTGGGCTATTGCGATCCGGTCTTGGAAAAGTACGCGTTAAATAATCATTATGATTTGTATTTTCTTACGTATATAGATGTGCCCTGGGTGGGCGATGATCTAAGGGATAAACCCAATGAACGTGAGCGTATGTTCAATTACTTTAAAGAAACCCTTGAAAAATATAATCGTAATTTTATTATATTGACCGGAGGAAGGGAAGAACGCTTGGCGACCGCCGTAAAACATATAGATAACTTATTGAAGAATAAATGA